The following DNA comes from Gammaproteobacteria bacterium.
CGTTAAGTTGCACGATTTCTCCGACCTGAGGCAGACGCCCCAGCATTTCGGTTACGTGCCCGCCGATGGTCGCTTCGTGCGGATTGGCAATTTCGACGTTAAGCCGTTTTACGACCAGGCGGATCGACGCCGAGCCGGCAACCCGCGTGCACTCGCCTTCCTCCACGATCAGCTCGACGCGATCGGTGTCGAACTCGTCTTCGATTTCGCCGACGATTTCCTCGAGTATGTCCTCCAGTGTAACCAGACCGACCGTAATGCCGTGCTCGTCGGCCACCAGCGCCATGTGGTTGCGGTCACGCCGCAGGTCACGCAGCAGTTCGTCGATTAGCACGGATTCCGACACGCGCGGCAACGGGCGCGCGATATCCCGCGGCTTGATCTTTTCGTCCTCGATAACCGCGCGCAGCAAGTCTTTTGCGTGCACCAGGCCGATGGTGGCGTCCAACCCCTGTTCGCCATCACACAATGGCAGACGCGTGCGGCCGGAAGCGAGCAGCCGCGCGGCGATGGCGCGCAGGTCGTCGGTCACGGTCACGAACTCCACGTTCGGTCTCGGCAGCATGATGTCGCGCGTACGCCGTTCGCCGAACGAGAACACGTTTTCGGTGAACCGGCGCTCGTCGATGTCGATCAGCCCTTCGGCGGCGCTCTGGCGTAACAATTCGCGCAGCTCGTCTTCCGAGTGCGGCGTGTGACCTACCTCGCGGGCGGGCGGTACGCCAAAAGGCTTGAGAATCAGATTGCCCATTGCGTTGAAGAGATCGACCACCGGCTTGGTGAGTAGATAGAACAATCGCATGGGCGGCGCGAACAGCAGCGCGACTGGCACGGTGCGGGAGATGGCGAGGCTTTTGGGTACCAGCTCGCCTAGCACCACGTGCAACAAGGTGACGGTGGCGAATGCGAGTCCGGCGGCGACCGCGAACCCCGTGTACGCGGAGGCGTCGCCTAGCCAGGGCTTGAACAGTGCCTGAAAAAAAGGCTTGCCGACCACGCCCAGGCCGATGCTCGCCAGGGTGATACCGAGCTGGCAGGCGGAGAGATAAGCATCGATGTGATCAACGGCGTGGCGCGCGGATTTTGCGCCCGCCGTACCTTTGCGCTCCAGCTCATTGAGCTGTGTGGGGCGCAGGCGAGTGATCGCGAATTCCGTGCCGACGAACAGGAAATTCGCCACCAGGAGCAGGATGGTAAGAGCCAGATCGACCATTTAATGCCGCGCTACGGGTCGACCCAACCTGGGCATTCGGGGATGCATTTGCACCAGAGTCTACGCCAAAGAATGGCGAGACGGCAAATGCAAATTGTGGTCAATTCGATCATCCAAAGTTGGGCCGACATCCGCGGCCATTCATTTCCTCCCCGAATTCGCCGCGCGGAGTGCCGCCGGCAGTGCCGTAAGATGTTTGTAACATAAACCTGGGCGGCATACGTAGTGGCGCCCTAACGG
Coding sequences within:
- a CDS encoding HlyC/CorC family transporter, with amino-acid sequence MVDLALTILLLVANFLFVGTEFAITRLRPTQLNELERKGTAGAKSARHAVDHIDAYLSACQLGITLASIGLGVVGKPFFQALFKPWLGDASAYTGFAVAAGLAFATVTLLHVVLGELVPKSLAISRTVPVALLFAPPMRLFYLLTKPVVDLFNAMGNLILKPFGVPPAREVGHTPHSEDELRELLRQSAAEGLIDIDERRFTENVFSFGERRTRDIMLPRPNVEFVTVTDDLRAIAARLLASGRTRLPLCDGEQGLDATIGLVHAKDLLRAVIEDEKIKPRDIARPLPRVSESVLIDELLRDLRRDRNHMALVADEHGITVGLVTLEDILEEIVGEIEDEFDTDRVELIVEEGECTRVAGSASIRLVVKRLNVEIANPHEATIGGHVTEMLGRLPQVGEIVQLN